The DNA region TCCTCCTCTGTACGGTCGTTCTGTTGCTCGCTCGCGTCCGTCGTGGAGTTCGGAGCGTCGGTCCGGAGATGCGAGAGGTCGAGGCCTTTCCGCTCAAAGACGCTCTTGGGGGCTGTGAGCTCTCTGGAGCGTCGGCGTCCGTGTCGACGTCGGGGTCCCGGTCGAGTGATTCGCGGTCTGAGGGCGTTGCGGTCATCGCATCACCTCTACGCGGCCGGGGAGAGGTCGCCCGGTGTGGCGTGCGATGGTCGCGAGAATCCCGGTGGACGGGACGATTCGATTGCTGTTGGTGTGCTCGGTCATTATCGTGATTGGCGGGTGAGCGTCTCGTCCGGGGACGCCGGTGTTCCACGGGTAATGCCTCGGAAGCTGTCGCTCCCGAGCTGTGAAACGAGCCACTCGGAAAGGGCCCGGTTGGTTGTTCGGGCACGAGTGGGACGATGATTGAGGTGTGTTTCCTATCCGTCCCTGCCGGGTCAGGGGGTGGCGATCCACTCGAGGAGCGCCACGAAGACGGTGACCCCGAAGTAGAAGATCGTCATGCTGGCTCCGCCGATCATGAGCCACATCCCGTTTTCTGCACGGTCGGAGTTCTTGCGGGCGGTGAACCAGACGATTGCGCCTAGCGCGAGGCCGACGAGACCCGCGTACTTGAGGACGAGCAGGACGGTGTCGTACAGGTTGGTCATGATGCCTTCCAGACCACTCGTGCCGGTCTGTGCCGCGACAGGCTGCACGAAGAGGGTCAGTGCGATGAGGCCCATGAGAACGGTCATTCGGTGCTTCGTCAGGTGTTTCGTTACAGGGAGGGTGTTCATGTGATTCCTCGAACACGAGTACGGCGAGAACGAGAATAAAGAAGCGCAGCCCACATTGGATGTGGTAATGTAGCGAATGTAGTGATGTGGTCAGAGCAATAGTCGAGGACCGCTTCGTGAACAGTCCATGCGGCTGATTTCGGCGTTTTGAAAATATACACGGGTTTGCGGGGATTCGCGGAGGGGCGGGATTGTGGGGTGACCGCTCAGTTTATTTTCATGCCATACGTAAGCGTCTCCGGATAAGGGAACACCCTCCTCGTAGACCCAGTCCATCGAGTGATTGAAGTGTCAGCCAAAAATACCACACCAACCACGGGTACTGCTACCGACTGTGACGAACCCCGGACGACGATCAACGTTTGTCTGCACCGGAATACGCACACGCGTTTGACGGCCTACAAGAATTACAATCCGCTCGCGAACAAGACGTTCGACGAGGCGGTCAACGAGATTCTGGACTCGGTCGGATTCCCCGAGGCCGATGTTTTTGAGAACCCGGCGTTCCCAGTTCTCTCATACACGGGAGACCAGCCATTCTCGATGCCTGGTGACGACTGAGCAGAGCCACCCACGCGGTTTTTCCCGCCGGTCGCTATCCACTATCAAATAGCTTGCTCTGTTGAAACCCTTCGAAGATGAGATATACTGGCGGTCGTGCTGAACTCAGGGCGTATATCGCTCACTGGGGTTCGAGCGTCAGTTGGCGAACCGAATTGCTCAGTTGAAACTGTCACTTGATGGTGACGGCGAGCGCGAAGACGCGCAGAACCAGATCAATTACGATGATTCGCGGCGGGCCTCGTCATCCCAGTCACCCAACGAGCCCGGATTTGTAGTCGTCACGGTCGTCGGACAGTTCATCTAGCCGGGCTTTCGGGAGGCGCAGCGTGAATTCAGTCCTCCCAGCTGATTTTTCGTCTATGCCCGAGACATGGCCTTCGAGCGGCTCGTCTTTGATGACTTTCGTTGTCCCGATGAAATTCGACCCGGAATAGGTGAGACCGCTGTCTTCGACTGTGAGTTTGACCGCTGTCACCCCGAAGTGTGCGGCGTACCGCTCGTCCGCCATTCCTCAACTCTGACTTTCGACCCTTTTGAGATATCCACAAGGTCTTCCATAGTGAGGTTGAGTTCAACGCGATCAACGCCCTCCACGTCGTCCAGTTTCGGCGTCTCGTCGGGTGACTCAATCGCGCTGTACAGCTTCGCGGTGATCTCGTCGATGTTGTCCTCAGTGACTTCGTCGCCGATTATATTAGCAAGACTCGGACTTTTCTCCTGGAGCTCCTCAAACTCCATCCCATGCAGTAGTGGGAGAATGACGTTCTCGTCCGTTTTCTTGTGCTTCTGCACGAGACCATCGAGCTCCCATTCGGACATCCCCTGGAAATACGATGGAGAGATGAGGATGACAGCGTGTTCTGATTCCGTGAGGGCGCGGTCAATTGAGGAGCGGATGTTGTCTCCAATCCCGAGCTCGACGCCGTCGTACCACACGTCGAGGCCGTACGCGGTGAGTTCGTCGTAGAGCCCGTTTGCTACGGGTTTGGAGTCTTCGTGCGAGTAGGAGATCATCGCGTCGTATTCTTCTTCCCGTTCCTCCGCG from Salinigranum rubrum includes:
- a CDS encoding toll/interleukin-1 receptor domain-containing protein; this translates as MTGEPATGESAEEREEEYDAMISYSHEDSKPVANGLYDELTAYGLDVWYDGVELGIGDNIRSSIDRALTESEHAVILISPSYFQGMSEWELDGLVQKHKKTDENVILPLLHGMEFEELQEKSPSLANIIGDEVTEDNIDEITAKLYSAIESPDETPKLDDVEGVDRVELNLTMEDLVDISKGSKVRVEEWRTSGTPHTSG